From Phoenix dactylifera cultivar Barhee BC4 unplaced genomic scaffold, palm_55x_up_171113_PBpolish2nd_filt_p 001435F, whole genome shotgun sequence, the proteins below share one genomic window:
- the LOC103701474 gene encoding 30S ribosomal protein S16-2, chloroplastic/mitochondrial-like, whose protein sequence is MVVRIRLSRFGCRNKPFYRVMAADSRSPRDGKHLEVLGYYNPLPGQDGGKRMGLNFDRVKYWLSVGAQPSEPVQRILFRAGVLPPPPMLAMTRKGGPRDTRPVDPLTGRYLTPESPETADQSECGESEVGEDGDKPSP, encoded by the exons ATGGTTGTGCGGATTCGGTtgtcaagatttggttgcaggAACAAGCCATTCTATCGAGTGATGGCCGCTGACAGCAGGTCTCCAAGAGATGGGAAGCATCTCGAAGTCCTCGGCTACTATAATCCGTTACCTG GGCAGGATGGTGGGAAACGAATGGGGCTGAATTTTGACAGGGTGAa GTATTGGTTATCAGTTGGTGCACAGCCTTCAGAGCCTGTCCAACGCATACTCTTCAGAGCAGGTGTTCTACCACCACCACCAATGCTTGCAATGACCCGCAAAGGTGGGCCGCGTGACACCCGTCCTGTTGATCCCCTGACTGGCCGTTACTTGACTCCCGAGAGCCCCGAAACTGCCGATCAATCTGAATGTGGAGAAAGTGAGGTGGGTGAAGATGGTGATAAGCCAAGTCCTTGA
- the LOC103701476 gene encoding TBC1 domain family member 5 homolog A-like isoform X1, with translation MATSQGETALPEPLSPSRSSSSGSRFSNLRGVRWRIDLGILPNSPASVDDLRRVAADSRRKYVQLKRRLLVNSHPSKDENRSSGVVMDDPLSQSPDSKWGRFFRNAELEKMLDQDLSRLYPELGSYFQKAACQSMLRQILLLWCLKHPEYGYRKGMHELLAPLLYVLHVDLQHLSQVQELYVDHFNDEFDGTSFSESDMVSDCSFKKTANMNRGTDSEKHFYGGAAKVSCLDKLDPDTRELFLMNDAYGAEGELGVILSEKFMEHDAYCMFDAVMSGSHGVVAMADFFSTSPAMGSGTELPPVVEASTTFYHLLHIVDSSLHNHLVELGVEPQYFALRWLRVLFGREFSLKDLLLIWDEIFSSPNHVSPSDIANDADFNLSLLCSPRGAFISAMAVSMLLHLRSSLLATEHATTCLQRLLNFPKDMSVKKLIEKAKSLQTLAFETNLSSCSPWGGTVRNKRAVRRAHSLSFDSASPRASPSSLPESYWEEKWRVLHRAEETHKTNGVSILSKIRNGSLKEKFGLFRVELDASMMETASEKKDVQSSIRHKILDNACQEGDPRVNLGEIGCNENPDISGTKESFYMDAEVGRDSPGEQADQNFMGGSSGVAEEACLSAKQLSVLCTAAGPRRMASEHDSEKSSVTSNSFVSDNDCKTGHKEELCSSNCRKKLLQDSEATSVTDVKLGQRTSSTQKHAAVLKEQRPLSGKFQWLWKFGRVSGERNLDDGKCVEQQKFSDVGGTCKDISEPLTCDGCCNSCGVSRKLEAEHKEVPGTLRSLGQSMLENIQVIESVFQQEQRQVGVADNSSSTILEAQGQVKIATALEELRKISGLLLEM, from the exons ATGGCCACGTCTCAAGGTGAGACCGCGTTGCCCGAGCCCTTGTCTCCGTCGCGGTCGTCGTCCTCCGGGTCGAGATTCTCCAACCTCCGGGGAGTCCGATGGCGGATCGATCTTGGGATTTTGCCGAATTCTCCTGCTTCGGTAGATGATCTCCGACGCGTTGCTGCAGATTCCAGGAGGAA ATATGTTCAATTGAAGCGTCGTCTTTTAGTCAATTCTCATCCCTCTAAGGATGAGAATAGATCATCTGGTGTTGTCATGGATGATCCGCTATCGCAGAGTCCAG ACAGCAAATGGGGTCGCTTTTTCCGGAATGCTGAACTAGAGAAAATGCTAGATCAGGATTTGTCACGGCTGTATCCCGAACTTGGGAGCTACTTCCAGAAAGCAGCATGCCAGTCGATGTTGAGACAAATATTGCTTCTGTGGTGTCTCAAGCACCCAGAGTATGGATACAGAAAAG GAATGCATGAACTATTGGCTCCTCTGCTTTATGTACTTCATGTTGATTTGCAGCACCTTTCCCAAGTTCAAGAGCTCTATGTAGACCATTttaatgatgaatttgatgggaCCTCATTTTCCGAAAGTGACATGGTTTCTGATTGCAGTTTTAAAAAGACCGCAAACATGAACAGAGGGACTGACAGTGAGAAGCATTTTTATGGAGGTGCTGCCAAAGTAAGTTGCCTAGATAAGCTTGATCCTGATACAAGGgagttatttttgatgaatgaTGCTTATGGAGCAGAGGGTGAGTTGGGTGTTATCTTATCTGAGAAATTTATGGAACATGATGCCTACTGCATGTTCGATGCTGTAATGAGTGGTTCCCATGGTGTTGTTGCCATGGCGGACTTTTTCTCTACCTCTCCTGCTATGGGATCTGGTACAGAATTACCTCCTGTAGTCGAAGCGTCAACTACATTTTACCATTTGCTGCATATTGTGGATTCATCTCTTCATAATCATCTTGTTGAGCTTGGGGTAGAACCTCAGTATTTTGCACTCCGATGGCTTCGTGTTTTATTTGGACGTGAATTTTCACTCAAAGATCTTCTACTAATTTGGGATGAGATATTCTCTTCTCCTAATCATGTATCACCTTCAGATATAGCAAATGATGCAGACTTTAACTTAAGTCTACTTTGCTCTCCTCGTGGAGCCTTTATTTCAGCAATGGCTGTCTCCATGCTTCTTCATCTAAGATCTTCACTGCTAGCTACTGAGCATGCAACCACATGTCTCCAGAGGTTGTTAAATTTTCCTAAAGATATGAGTGTGAAGAAGCTGATAGAGAAGGCCAAGTCTTTGCAAACTCTTGCTTTTGAAACAAATCTCTCATCATGTTCACCCTGGGGAGGAACGGTCAGGAATAAGCGAGCAGTAAGAAGAGCACATAGTCTTTCATTTGATTCAGCTTCTCCTAGAGCTTCACCGAGCTCATTACCGGAAAGTTACTGGGAAGAGAAATGGAGAGTGTTGCATAGAGCAGAAGAAACTCACAAAACAAATGGTGTGTCAATTTTAAGTAAGATTAGAAATGGTTcgttaaaagaaaaatttggtTTATTTCGAGTCGAATTGGATGCCTCTATGATGGAGACTGCGAGTGAGAAAAAGGATGTTCAGTCTTCCATTAGGCATAAGATTTTAGATAATGCATGCCAAGAAGGAGACCCTAGGGTGAATCTTGGTGAGATTGGATGCAATGAAAATCCTGATATCTCAGGCACCAAAGAATCTTTCTACATGGATGCAGAAGTTGGGAGAGATAGCCCTGGGGAGCAGGCTGATCAAAATTTCATGGGAGGGAGTTCAGGTGTGGCTGAAGAGGCATGTTTGAGTGCTAAGCAGTTGTCAGTCTTATGCACGGCCGCTGGTCCTCGTAGAATGGCCAGTGAGCATGACTCAGAGAAAAGCAGCGTCACTTCAAATTCTTTTGTTTCTGATAATGACTGCAAAACTGGCCACAAGGAGGAGTTATGCAGTTCCAATTGCCGCAAGAAATTACTTCAAGACTCTGAAGCTACTTCTGTTACTGATGTCAAACTTGGACAAAGAACTAGTAGCACACAGAAACATGCAGCAGTTTTAAAAGAGCAGAGACCTCTATCTGGTAAATTTCAATGGCTTTGGAAGTTTGGTAGAGTCTCTGGTGAAAGGAACTTGGATGATGGAAAATGTGTAGAGCAACAAAAATTCTCTGATGTTGGAGGAACCTGCAAGGACATATCAGAGCCTCTGACTTGTGATGGGTGCTGTAACTCCTGTGGAGtcagcagaaaattagaagcggAACACAAGGAGGTGCCGGGCACTCTGAGGTCTCTTGGGCaatccatgcttgaaaatatccAG GTCATTGAATCAGTCTTCCAGCAAGAACAGCGCCAGGTCGGCGTTGCGGATAACTCATCAAGCACCATTCTCGAAGCTCAAGGACAAGTCAAAATAGCCACTGCTCTCGAGGAGCTTCGGAAAATAAGCGGCTTACTACTGGAGATGTGA
- the LOC103701476 gene encoding uncharacterized protein LOC103701476 isoform X2 — MHELLAPLLYVLHVDLQHLSQVQELYVDHFNDEFDGTSFSESDMVSDCSFKKTANMNRGTDSEKHFYGGAAKVSCLDKLDPDTRELFLMNDAYGAEGELGVILSEKFMEHDAYCMFDAVMSGSHGVVAMADFFSTSPAMGSGTELPPVVEASTTFYHLLHIVDSSLHNHLVELGVEPQYFALRWLRVLFGREFSLKDLLLIWDEIFSSPNHVSPSDIANDADFNLSLLCSPRGAFISAMAVSMLLHLRSSLLATEHATTCLQRLLNFPKDMSVKKLIEKAKSLQTLAFETNLSSCSPWGGTVRNKRAVRRAHSLSFDSASPRASPSSLPESYWEEKWRVLHRAEETHKTNGVSILSKIRNGSLKEKFGLFRVELDASMMETASEKKDVQSSIRHKILDNACQEGDPRVNLGEIGCNENPDISGTKESFYMDAEVGRDSPGEQADQNFMGGSSGVAEEACLSAKQLSVLCTAAGPRRMASEHDSEKSSVTSNSFVSDNDCKTGHKEELCSSNCRKKLLQDSEATSVTDVKLGQRTSSTQKHAAVLKEQRPLSGKFQWLWKFGRVSGERNLDDGKCVEQQKFSDVGGTCKDISEPLTCDGCCNSCGVSRKLEAEHKEVPGTLRSLGQSMLENIQVIESVFQQEQRQVGVADNSSSTILEAQGQVKIATALEELRKISGLLLEM; from the exons ATGCATGAACTATTGGCTCCTCTGCTTTATGTACTTCATGTTGATTTGCAGCACCTTTCCCAAGTTCAAGAGCTCTATGTAGACCATTttaatgatgaatttgatgggaCCTCATTTTCCGAAAGTGACATGGTTTCTGATTGCAGTTTTAAAAAGACCGCAAACATGAACAGAGGGACTGACAGTGAGAAGCATTTTTATGGAGGTGCTGCCAAAGTAAGTTGCCTAGATAAGCTTGATCCTGATACAAGGgagttatttttgatgaatgaTGCTTATGGAGCAGAGGGTGAGTTGGGTGTTATCTTATCTGAGAAATTTATGGAACATGATGCCTACTGCATGTTCGATGCTGTAATGAGTGGTTCCCATGGTGTTGTTGCCATGGCGGACTTTTTCTCTACCTCTCCTGCTATGGGATCTGGTACAGAATTACCTCCTGTAGTCGAAGCGTCAACTACATTTTACCATTTGCTGCATATTGTGGATTCATCTCTTCATAATCATCTTGTTGAGCTTGGGGTAGAACCTCAGTATTTTGCACTCCGATGGCTTCGTGTTTTATTTGGACGTGAATTTTCACTCAAAGATCTTCTACTAATTTGGGATGAGATATTCTCTTCTCCTAATCATGTATCACCTTCAGATATAGCAAATGATGCAGACTTTAACTTAAGTCTACTTTGCTCTCCTCGTGGAGCCTTTATTTCAGCAATGGCTGTCTCCATGCTTCTTCATCTAAGATCTTCACTGCTAGCTACTGAGCATGCAACCACATGTCTCCAGAGGTTGTTAAATTTTCCTAAAGATATGAGTGTGAAGAAGCTGATAGAGAAGGCCAAGTCTTTGCAAACTCTTGCTTTTGAAACAAATCTCTCATCATGTTCACCCTGGGGAGGAACGGTCAGGAATAAGCGAGCAGTAAGAAGAGCACATAGTCTTTCATTTGATTCAGCTTCTCCTAGAGCTTCACCGAGCTCATTACCGGAAAGTTACTGGGAAGAGAAATGGAGAGTGTTGCATAGAGCAGAAGAAACTCACAAAACAAATGGTGTGTCAATTTTAAGTAAGATTAGAAATGGTTcgttaaaagaaaaatttggtTTATTTCGAGTCGAATTGGATGCCTCTATGATGGAGACTGCGAGTGAGAAAAAGGATGTTCAGTCTTCCATTAGGCATAAGATTTTAGATAATGCATGCCAAGAAGGAGACCCTAGGGTGAATCTTGGTGAGATTGGATGCAATGAAAATCCTGATATCTCAGGCACCAAAGAATCTTTCTACATGGATGCAGAAGTTGGGAGAGATAGCCCTGGGGAGCAGGCTGATCAAAATTTCATGGGAGGGAGTTCAGGTGTGGCTGAAGAGGCATGTTTGAGTGCTAAGCAGTTGTCAGTCTTATGCACGGCCGCTGGTCCTCGTAGAATGGCCAGTGAGCATGACTCAGAGAAAAGCAGCGTCACTTCAAATTCTTTTGTTTCTGATAATGACTGCAAAACTGGCCACAAGGAGGAGTTATGCAGTTCCAATTGCCGCAAGAAATTACTTCAAGACTCTGAAGCTACTTCTGTTACTGATGTCAAACTTGGACAAAGAACTAGTAGCACACAGAAACATGCAGCAGTTTTAAAAGAGCAGAGACCTCTATCTGGTAAATTTCAATGGCTTTGGAAGTTTGGTAGAGTCTCTGGTGAAAGGAACTTGGATGATGGAAAATGTGTAGAGCAACAAAAATTCTCTGATGTTGGAGGAACCTGCAAGGACATATCAGAGCCTCTGACTTGTGATGGGTGCTGTAACTCCTGTGGAGtcagcagaaaattagaagcggAACACAAGGAGGTGCCGGGCACTCTGAGGTCTCTTGGGCaatccatgcttgaaaatatccAG GTCATTGAATCAGTCTTCCAGCAAGAACAGCGCCAGGTCGGCGTTGCGGATAACTCATCAAGCACCATTCTCGAAGCTCAAGGACAAGTCAAAATAGCCACTGCTCTCGAGGAGCTTCGGAAAATAAGCGGCTTACTACTGGAGATGTGA